A DNA window from Bradyrhizobium sp. CCBAU 53421 contains the following coding sequences:
- a CDS encoding helix-turn-helix domain-containing protein produces MDSLITAAARALAAGDPLGALKRVALRDDAPALALRGIAMARLGDFTRAKELLRRAGRAFGPREAIARARCVVAEAEIALVSRDLSFPGKSLAAARATLAARGDALNAAHAGYLEIRRLLLIGSLDAAERMLDDLDPAPFPPALRVGHELVVAGIAMRRLRTKPAREALARARDAARRARIAALAAEVESTAQLLATPAARLIARGSERPLLLDEVEALMASKALVVDACRYVVRDSSTTVSLTRRPVLFALARALAEAWPHDVSRAMLIARAFRGKHADESHRARLRVEIGRLRRALQPLADLNATPDGFVLEPHGRREVTVLALPVEEEHAAVLAFLADGEAWSSSALSVALGASQRTVQRALDALAATGKVQSVGRARARRWMTPPVPGFTTTLLLPAPLPNG; encoded by the coding sequence ATGGACTCGCTGATTACGGCTGCGGCGCGCGCGCTCGCGGCGGGTGATCCCCTCGGCGCACTGAAACGGGTGGCCCTGCGCGACGACGCGCCGGCGCTGGCGCTACGCGGCATTGCGATGGCCCGGCTCGGCGATTTCACCCGCGCCAAGGAGCTGTTGCGGCGCGCGGGGCGCGCCTTCGGTCCGCGGGAAGCCATCGCGCGGGCCCGCTGCGTGGTGGCAGAAGCGGAGATCGCGCTGGTGTCGCGCGACCTGTCCTTTCCCGGCAAGAGCCTTGCTGCGGCGCGCGCAACGCTCGCAGCGCGTGGCGATGCGCTCAACGCCGCGCACGCCGGTTATCTCGAGATCCGCCGCCTGCTCTTGATCGGGAGCCTCGATGCAGCCGAGCGCATGCTCGACGACCTCGACCCGGCGCCCTTCCCGCCGGCGCTGCGGGTCGGGCATGAGCTGGTCGTCGCCGGAATCGCGATGCGGCGGCTGCGGACCAAGCCGGCGCGCGAGGCACTGGCACGGGCAAGGGATGCCGCACGGCGCGCCCGCATCGCCGCGCTTGCGGCCGAGGTCGAAAGCACCGCTCAGCTGCTCGCCACGCCCGCAGCACGCCTGATCGCGCGCGGCAGCGAGCGCCCGCTGCTGCTCGATGAGGTCGAGGCCCTGATGGCGTCGAAGGCGCTCGTCGTCGATGCCTGCCGCTACGTCGTGCGCGACAGCAGCACCACGGTCTCGCTGACGCGGCGGCCGGTGCTGTTCGCGCTCGCCCGTGCGCTCGCCGAGGCGTGGCCGCACGACGTGTCGCGCGCCATGCTGATCGCACGCGCATTCCGCGGCAAGCATGCCGATGAATCGCACCGTGCGCGGCTGCGGGTCGAGATCGGACGGCTGCGCCGCGCCTTGCAGCCGCTCGCCGATCTCAACGCGACGCCTGACGGCTTCGTGCTGGAGCCGCACGGCCGCCGCGAGGTCACTGTGCTGGCACTGCCGGTCGAGGAGGAGCATGCGGCGGTGCTGGCCTTCCTCGCCGACGGCGAGGCCTGGTCGAGCTCGGCGCTGTCGGTGGCGCTGGGGGCGAGCCAGCGTACCGTGCAGCGGGCGCTCGACGCGCTGGCCGCCACGGGCAAGGTGCAATCGGTCGGCCGTGCCCGCGCCCGGCGCTGGATGACGCCCCCGGTGCCGGGATTCACGACGACGTTGTTACTCCCTGCCCCGCTGCCGAACGGCTAG
- a CDS encoding glutaminyl-peptide cyclotransferase, producing MKKSEAEIIREYAFEGVESVGGVSFDGEQVWFAAGGQLVAFDPDSGTTTRTLDIAAHAGTAFDGKHLYQIAEDRILKIEPSSGRVVSTIPSPGGGRDSGLAWAEGSLWVGQYRDRTIVQVDPETGKVLRTIESNRFVTGVSWVDGELWHGTWEEDQSDVRRIDPQTGEVMERLEMPQGVFVSGLESDGKDRFFCGSGSTNNKVRAIRRPKRSRA from the coding sequence ATGAAGAAGTCCGAGGCCGAGATCATCCGGGAATATGCCTTCGAGGGCGTCGAGAGCGTGGGCGGCGTCAGCTTCGACGGCGAGCAGGTCTGGTTCGCGGCCGGTGGCCAGCTGGTCGCCTTCGATCCCGACAGCGGCACCACCACCCGCACGCTCGACATCGCGGCCCATGCCGGCACCGCCTTCGACGGCAAGCACCTCTATCAGATCGCCGAGGACCGCATCCTGAAGATCGAGCCGAGCAGCGGACGCGTGGTGTCCACGATCCCCTCGCCCGGCGGCGGTCGCGACTCCGGCCTCGCTTGGGCGGAAGGCTCGCTGTGGGTCGGCCAGTATCGCGACCGCACCATCGTTCAGGTCGATCCGGAAACCGGCAAGGTGCTGCGCACCATCGAGAGTAACCGGTTCGTCACCGGCGTCTCCTGGGTCGATGGCGAACTCTGGCACGGCACCTGGGAAGAGGATCAGAGCGACGTCAGGCGCATCGATCCGCAGACCGGCGAGGTGATGGAACGGCTGGAGATGCCGCAGGGCGTGTTCGTCTCAGGGCTCGAGTCCGACGGCAAGGACCGGTTCTTCTGCGGTAGCGGCTCGACCAACAACAAGGTGCGCGCCATCCGGCGGCCGAAGCGCAGCCGCGCGTGA